The following nucleotide sequence is from Nomascus leucogenys isolate Asia chromosome 13, Asia_NLE_v1, whole genome shotgun sequence.
GTTTGATGGCAGCCTTGGGAGACCCTGAAGCAGAGAATCCAGCCAAGTTATGCTGGGATTTGTGACCCACAGAAGTTATGAGACAATGAATGTTTGTTGCTGTAAGCCagtaagttttggggtaatttgttacctAGCAATAGATAACCAATACTTCTTTGACATGATAAAAACATCtatctcaggccaggcacagtggttcatgcctgtaatcccagcactttgggaggctgaggtgggcgaatcacctgaggtcaggagttcgagaccaacctggccaacatggtgaaaccctgtctttactaaaaatacaaaaacttagccggtgtggtggtacatgcctgtaatcccagctactcgggaggctgaggcaggggaattgcttgaagctgcaaggcggaggttgcagtgagccaagattgcaccactgcactccagcctgggtaacagagtgagactccatctcaacaacaacaaaaaaacatctATCTCAGCCTAAGATCCAACATCCAGCTTACGCTGAGGTATTCACACTGAACACGTTCAGCTGCGGAGGTCACCCAGTGAACCAGGGCTGCTCACCACAGGAGAGAGCAGCATCACCAGCCCTAGAAATCACTGGCAATGCCccagggaagaggcaggaagCCAGGATCCTTAAATCTCATACTCAAGAATgttgcaggccgggcacagtggcttacagatcccagcactttaggaagccgaggcaggcagatcacaaggttaacagatcgagaccatcctgggcaccatggtgaaaccccttctctactaaaaatacaaaaattagctgggtgtggtggcacacgcctgtaatcccagctactctggaggctgaggcaggagaatcatttgaacctgggaggcggaggttgcagtgagccaatatcacactactgcactccagcctggtgacagagcaaggctccatctcaaaaaaaaacaaaaaaacaaaaaaacagaggtcgggtgcagtggctcatgtctgtaatcccagcactttgggaggccaaggtgggcagatcacaaggtcaggagatcaagaccatcctggctaacaaggtgaaaccccatctctactaaaaatacaaaaaattagccaagcgtggtggcaggtgcctgtagtcccagctactcgggaggctgaggcaggagaatggtgtgaacccggaaggcagagcttgcagtgagccgagatcgcgccactgctctccagcctgggtgacagagcgagactccatctcaaaaaaaaaaaaaatgttgcaattTTACCTGGTGGATCCTGCCAAAtgcaataaagaagaaaaacagaaaaaaccacAAACAGAATGTTGCAATTTGTCCACACATTTACCGAGTGCACCTTCTTCAGAGTGGCTTTTCTCTTCAGTAACCCTCTCCTGAAAGGAAGGCCCACAAACCtagtcctttttccttttctgtgtccTCATGCCACATGGTGAGGGGGACGCACAGAGAACCTCCATGCAATGTATCCTTGTACCTCTGTGATGGTTAGAAACAACACCCAGAGAAGCCCACTGACACATGAGTAACACAAAGAAGGCACCAGAAGAGATTCTCTGCTTTGAGGGACTGGTATCTCTCCTCCCAGCAGCTCTGACCAGAGGCTTCAAGCCCAGGAAAAAGTGTTGACCAGGCCAGGGCACATAAAGGGACCCCAAGGAAGGCAATAGTGCCCATGGGACCATCACCAGCAGAGGAGCGAAACACGCAGACTGAAGCCTCGGAACAGATGAGAATAGACGAGAACACACAGAACCCCTCCAAGGCTCCAGGTTGTCCCTGGTCTGAAGACAAAGCTGAGGGGCCCCAGGATGGGAAATGGGAAGGAGGTAGCACAGGCACAGCCTTGGGAATGTAAGCTGGCCAAGCACAAAGCAAAGGGCAGCAGAGCTGAGAGCTCCCAGGAAGGAGATGGATGAGCCCGGCTGTGGACACAGGATGCTGAATTACCTGTCGAGCAGTCCATGTGTGTCAGGCTGGGCTCATTGGTGGCTTTCATTTTCTTAGCAGTGTGCTCTGAGGTAGTCGGTAAGACCAAAGGGCTTGTGGCAGAAAAACAGGAAGCATTTATACCAAGGTTACTGTCTGGGACATGTTCAGCCTGCTCTATCTTCCTTTTCTGAGAGGGCAGAACAATGGAAGAAGGGATCACTGCCAATGCTGTCTGTGCTCTCCCAAGCAGGTGGCAGCCAGGGATGGAGTGCTGGAGCAGGAAATGGTCAATCCGGGCCTTGAGGGAGGGATGAGGCAGGGGCTGAGAGTGTGGAGTAAAAGCTACCCCTGTGAAAGGGTCACTGGGCACTCGGCCCCATGTGGCTTCACTGCGGTTACACTTCTCCAGTGTGCTCTGGTCGATGACCTTGCCTGAGGGCAGCAGCATGGGACAAGGCATGATCTCCAGGGTGATGGGATCCAGGAACTCCTCAGGCACATCCTGAATGATCTCGGCCAGCTTCTGCAGGCTGGAGGGGGCCTGCTGGCTCTCAGACTGGTCCCCAGGGTCACAGTCACTTTCCATGGGCAAGGCTGGGGCCTGCAGAGCCACGTCCTGAGTCAGGTTCTCTGAGGCGACCAGCAGGATGCTGTCTATCACTTCCTGGGAGCAGGTCTTGGCCGGCTGACCCCACACTTCCAACCGCTTGATACAAGGGATACCACTGCCTGTCACATGGGTGATACAGATCCTTAGGTGGGCCACGTGGCTAAGGGAAAGAGCCCCTTTATTCCAGAGCTCCTGGGCCACAACAGCGGGGGAGGGGAGTGTGGCTTCCATTGGGCCAAAAGGGGGCCTGGCCTTGAAGCCCCTGTGACTAAACACCACTTGGCTCTGGTTTTTCAGTAAGACTTTGCCTACCAAGGTGAATGCCTCCTTGTCTGGGACAGATGGctcagctgggcccagggtccgGCACTGGAGCATATTCCAAGACACTCTGCTAGATGAGGCAGATGTGTACATTTCCAGGCCAATGACGTTCTGACCTCCTCCAGCTGTAAGGTCTATGTTGATCCTACAGATTTCCACATTAAAGGGAAATGAAACTGTCACATAGACTGGTGGCTTAATGAAATACTCTGTCCTGAAACCATGACTTCTCTTTGTGAGATCTTCAGAGATGAGATTTTCTACTTCGTAACCATCAGCTGATATCTAGATTTAATAAAAAACACAAGACACAATGATCCAAATGAAGACAACTTGTCACTTGTAAGAAAACTCTTAAGCCTGAGGTTCCTCgttttaaaatttcctctatTAAACTGAATTGTCCCAGATCAGGGCACCCAAGATCAGATCAAAGGCCAAGGGCAATTGTCCCAGATCAGGGCCCCCAGTATTGcccaactttaaaaatatgagcaACTGAACTGGGCATgttggtacacacctgtagtcccagctactcaggaggctgaggcaggaggatcccattTGCCCAGGAGTTAGataggcctgggcaacatagcaagaccctgtatccctcccctccctgacaaaaaaaaaaaaaaaaaaaagcgggcaACAAAATCCTGTCCAATCCAACCAAAACTCCCTTCAAAACAGTATCTTGGGAGAGAACTGCGGGGGAGAGAAAGTATTTCTACCTTTGCTATGACTTTGACAAGACTTGAGATTGatcatcaaagaacaaagagCACAGTGAAGACGACCCTGCACAAAATGAGTCACAGCTCACCTCATCATGGTGCTGTGTGATTCTAGAGGTGAGCCTGCCCCATGCTTACCTAAATACCATCTGATGGAATCTAAAGTTACAAGGGCAAAAGTGCAGTAAGCCTGAATCAAATCCACACACACAAGGCAGGAAATGATGAAACACATGACAAAGATagcatatatttatgtgtatatatttgttttgtttacctTGTTGCAGTGAATTCTTGGTCTGAACTGTGGGAGGCAAAGATTTATTACCATCTTTGTGGCTGAGAGGATAGCTTCCAAGCATCAGAAGCAGccttaaataagaaataaaactaagtaTTAGAAAACGTAAAATTCAATTCTAAACTTTCAGAAGTTGATTCTTAAGAGAATCAAACAGGATGGCAACAAAAACTtgaacacacacactctcacagtCTACACTGACTTTCCTTATATCCTATACATGATGTTAGGGAAAAATCAGTCACtaaaaaattatagagaagaCTTCTATGGCAGGGTCAACAGATTGGCAAAGACTGCCAGTTCTCCGGCCAACAGCTGTTCCAAAGACCCAATGGAGGCAAGGCCCATCAGCTGTGCTGGGGGTCGCCACAGGAAGGGAGTGGCAGCAGTAGCTGAGCTCAGAGAAAGGAGTGTTCGGAATGGAAAGGgtcacaaaaaataattatagtgGTGGTAAGCATCCTTGTCATTTAATACTTGTCAATGCAATtatgttttcttattaaaatgaaaacaatgagtCAAAAACATCATTACTGAGACATAGAAAATTTattagaggccaggtgtggtggctcatgcctgtaatcccaacaatttgggaggctgaggtggtaggattgcttgagcccagaagttcaagaccagcctgggaaacatagctgGTCTTGTtgtagagaccccatctctacaacaaaaagttgtaggggtcttgctatgtctgatatgcacctgtagtcacaactatttgggaggctgaggtgggaggatcacttgagctcaggagttcaaggctgcagtgagctatgatcacaccactgcattccagcctaggtgacagagtgagaccctgtctcaaaggaaaaaagaaaagaagaaaaaaaggaaggaaggacagaaggaaggaagttggggagggacagaaagaaagaaaaagagagagggagggagggaggaagaaagggagggaaggggggggagggaagagagagagggagggagggaaaaaggaaggaaaagaaagaaagaaaatattagggTTGGAAAGCACCTTAAAAGGACATctaggcccggcatggtggctcatacctgtaatcccagcactttgggagaccgaggcaggcagatcacttgaggtcaggagttcaagagcagcctggccaacatgatgaaactccatctctactaaaaatacaaaaagcagttgggcatggtggcgggcacctgtaatcccagctactcgggaggccaaggcaggagaatcacttgaacccgggaggtggaggttgcagtgagccgagattgcgctactgcaccccagcctgggcgacaagagcaaaactccatctcaaaaaaaaaaaaaaaaggatatctaATGCAAGTAGTCATTTTAATGGCCAATTCCAATGGCTTCTGGTAACTCCGTGGAGAAGCAGGGAAGCCACTGAAAACACCCCTCCCAGGGGCAGACCTCTCCACTGGAACTCAACTCCTTGGTGAGGCCAGCCAGCCATTTATGCTTTTCTCCCTGACAGTCATGGCCATGAAAAATTCTGTTAGCCCAACAGGGATAGGGTCACCCTCTGGGCCCCTTTTGTTGTCATAATCAGTAGGAGCCACTTGCAGGAGCCAGGCATACTAAGCGTCCTGCAACATTTGAATGGATAGTTGCTGCACAGTGAAGATCTGTCATGGGCCTTGTAAATGTCTATTATCTCAGCTTAGCCCCTAACTCAGttttacatataaacacaaagtatttttaaacatgGTTTTCATATATGCTAAATTTTCTAGGATGGTAACTTCCACGTAAGCCAAAGGAAggtcatattttgttttgttcagacCTTCACCAAGAGATGCCCACCATTTCTGAAAATCACATCACCGAGAGCAAAGCTCTCCACCTCGGTCAGTCTGCATTTGTAGCAGTCTGCATTCCACATGCGCTCCTGCGTGATGGTAAAAGCTTCTGAATACTTCTTTATGCCTTCTAGTATGGTCACACCCAAACATTTATACAtgagaataaattttattatcatacctaaaattttttcctttacaGTACTGTTAGGGCATTctgtgtggtggtgggggggtggggagggtgtgtatgtgtgtgtggaccTACACACATTAGCGTGTGTACATAAGTAGGTTATACTATTTGGCTTTAAGTTCATCATGATAGAAGAAACATGAATCTCATGGGGTAGACAGCCCCTGGCCTAAAGCCTCCTGTTCTTTGTGAGCCTGTGTTGAAACTCCTAGTTCTTCCCACTTTGAGGCACATACACCTTTGCTTTGCCAGAGAATTTTAGAATCTGGCCTGGAATACACATGGACTAAAGTTTCTACAATTCCTTTTCTGAAAGATTATATTAACAATGTCTCCAGGCTTCTGATACCTTTCGTGTTTTCCACAGTAAGTAAAAACGAATGAAGTATCTGATGCATCTATCTGATGCATCGTGTCTGCAAATATCCTCAGAAGCCCTATAGTTACCTCTTTTTGGCCAGGACACCAGAACTCATTTAGAGCAGCATTTCCCCAGCTTCCCTGCCCAACTAGCACAGTAGCTTCCTGTCagtttgttttaaatgtaaaattaagccATTCACTTTAATTGAATATAGAaccattaaaataaacatatagccaagccaatgaaataaaatattcctccTTGGAAAAGCAAGCCTAGGATGCCAAAGGAAAGCAGACAATATGCTACTGACATGGATGATGACACTAGAGACAGGCATATGCAGAACAGCACTGGCCCCAGGAGATGGCTGAGGTTAGGGGGGGTCTGGGACTTGAGAGGGTTTTCTTTTCACTGCCCCAGGCAGTTCCCTCTTCCCCTCTTGGCCCTGACAGAGagccaagaaaaaacaaagccGGGCGgagtggctcgcacctataatccgaacactttgggaggttaaggtgagaggatcatttgagcccaggagttcgagatcagcccaggcaacacggcaagaccccatctctacaaaaaaaataaaaagattagtttggtgtggtggcgcacacctctactcctagctacttgggaggcggcggcaagaggatcacttgaggccaggagtgcaacGTTACAGTCAGCTATGACtgtgctattgtactccagcctgagtgacagtgagaccctgtctcaaaaaataaagtaa
It contains:
- the UBOX5 gene encoding RING finger protein 37 isoform X2; this translates as MVINLCLPQFRPRIHCNKISADGYEVENLISEDLTKRSHGFRTEYFIKPPVYVTVSFPFNVEICRINIDLTAGGGQNVIGLEMYTSASSSRVSWNMLQCRTLGPAEPSVPDKEAFTLVGKVLLKNQSQVVFSHRGFKARPPFGPMEATLPSPAVVAQELWNKGALSLSHVAHLRICITHVTGSGIPCIKRLEVWGQPAKTCSQEVIDSILLVASENLTQDVALQAPALPMESDCDPGDQSESQQAPSSLQKLAEIIQDVPEEFLDPITLEIMPCPMLLPSGKVIDQSTLEKCNRSEATWGRVPSDPFTGVAFTPHSQPLPHPSLKARIDHFLLQHSIPGCHLLGRAQTALAVIPSSIVLPSQKRKIEQAEHVPDSNLGINASCFSATSPLVLPTTSEHTAKKMKATNEPSLTHMDCSTGPLSHEQKLSQSLEIALASTLGSMPSFTARLTGQLQHLGTRGSSTSWRPGTGSAWEHPGP
- the UBOX5 gene encoding RING finger protein 37 isoform X1; the encoded protein is MVINLCLPQFRPRIHCNKISADGYEVENLISEDLTKRSHGFRTEYFIKPPVYVTVSFPFNVEICRINIDLTAGGGQNVIGLEMYTSASSSRVSWNMLQCRTLGPAEPSVPDKEAFTLVGKVLLKNQSQVVFSHRGFKARPPFGPMEATLPSPAVVAQELWNKGALSLSHVAHLRICITHVTGSGIPCIKRLEVWGQPAKTCSQEVIDSILLVASENLTQDVALQAPALPMESDCDPGDQSESQQAPSSLQKLAEIIQDVPEEFLDPITLEIMPCPMLLPSGKVIDQSTLEKCNRSEATWGRVPSDPFTGVAFTPHSQPLPHPSLKARIDHFLLQHSIPGCHLLGRAQTALAVIPSSIVLPSQKRKIEQAEHVPDSNLGINASCFSATSPLVLPTTSEHTAKKMKATNEPSLTHMDCSTGPLSHEQKLSQSLEIALASTLGSMPSFTARLTGQLQHLGTRGSSTSWRPGTGSEQPGSIPGPECASCKRVFSPYFKKEPVYQLPCSHLLCRPCLGEKQRSLPMTCTACQRPVASQDVLRVHF